A window of Microbacterium sp. BK668 genomic DNA:
CAGCGAGACCGGTGCGGTTCTCGGGACGATCCCCGTCACCGGGAGCGCCGGCCAGTGGACCGAGCTCTCGGCGCCGCTCGAGGGCGCCGCAGGCACCCAGGACGTGTTCTTCACGTACTCGGGTCCGGCCGGCGACCTGTTCGAGCTCGACACCTATGCGTTCACGGCTGCTCCGGAGGAGCCGTCGCTGGATGTGTCGGTGCTGGCGTCGACGCGGTGCGTGGCGGGCAAGGCGGTCGTGGCGGTGCAGGCGACGAACGGTGAGGCGGTGCCGGTGGCGCTGTCGATCTCGTCGGCGTACGGGTCGAAGGCGGTCGCTGAGCTGGCGGCGGGCAAGACCACGGCGCAGGCGTTCACGTCGCGTCTGGTGTCGGTGCCGGAGGGTTCGGCGTCGGTGCAGGCTTCGGCCACGGTCGAGGGGAAGGCGGTGTCGGTGACGCTCGATGCACCGTACGCCGCGCGTTCCTGCGGCTGAGTGAACCGGTGGCCCGGGGCACAGCGCCCGTCCCGGGCCACCTCTCCCTCCCCGGGGGCTGCGGCCCCCGGGGTGGAAGGATGGACGGATGCCTCACATCCACCTCCTCACCGGCGCCGGATCCGGCATCGGCCGGGCCATCGCACTCCGGCTCGCCCATCGCGGCGACCGGCTCATCCTCGTCGCCCGTGACGCCGAGCGCGCGGCGCAGCTCGGGGACGAGTTCGACGCCGTCGCCACCATCGCGGCCGACCTGAGGCATCCCGATTCGCTCGCCCGGGCATTCGCCCGCGCAGACCTGCCCGACCTCGTCGACTCGGTCGTCCACGCGGCGGGCATCGTCGAGCTCGGGGGCGTCGGCGACCTTCCCGTCGACGCCTGGTCGTCGCAACTGGCGGTGAATCTCATCTCGGCGGCCGAGATCACGCGGCTGCTGCTGCCCGCGGTGCGGGCGGCGCAGGGCCAGATCGTCTTCCTGAACTCCGGCGCGGGCCTGACGGCTCACCCCTCGTGGGCGGCGTACGCGGCATCCAAGCACGGTCTGAAGGCCCTCGCCGACGCGCTCCGCGGCGAGGAGGCCGCGCACGGCGTGCGGGTGACGACGGTGTATCCCGGGCGCGCGGCGACACCGATGCAGGCGAAGGTGCACGAGCAGGAGGGGCAGGAGTACGACCCGTCGCGCTTCATCGATCCCGAATCGGTCGCGACCGCCGTGCTCACGGCGCTGGACCTGCCTCGTGACGCCGTCATCAGCGACCTCACGGTCCGCCCCGGTCCGAGGCCGCGCTAGCGGCCCACGGGCTCAGAGCTCGTCGAGCAGCTCCCGATCGAGCAGCTCCCGGAACCGCGCGGCCTCGCCCGCATCCATCGCATAGCCGTGCTCGGGCTGCGGGTAGGCGCGCGAGCGGACCTCGTCGGCGTAGGCCGACACTCCATCGACCATCGCCGATCGGAGGTCCGCGTAGCGCTTGACGAACTTCGCGGGGCGGCCGTCGTAGATCCCGAGCAGATCGTGGAAGACGAGCACCTGACCATCGGTCGCGCCGCCGGCGCCGATCCCGATGACCGGGATCCGCAGCCGCGGCATGACGGTCTCCGTCACGTCGCCGGGAATGGCCTCGAAGACCACGGCGAAGCAGCCCGCGTCCTGCAGCGCGAGGGCGCTGCGGCACACGGCCAGGGCGTCGTCGGCCGTACGGCCCTGGGAGCGGTAGCCGCCGATCGCGACGGCCGTCTGCGGCGTCAGACCCACATGGCCCATGACCGGGATGCCGGCATCCACGATCGCCCGTGCGCGGTCGACCGTCGTGCCGCCGCGCTCGATCTTGACCGCGTCGCAGCCGGTCGCCTTGACGAAGCGCTGCGCCGTCGCGACGGCCTGCTGGTCGGAGACCTCGTACGAGCCGAACGGCAGATCTGCAATGAGGAGGGGCGTCGACAGCCCGCGCCGGACGGCCGCGGTGAGCACGAGCATCTCGTCGACCGAGATCGGCACGGTGCTGTCGTAGCCGAGGACGGTCATGGCGCCCGAGTCGCCCACGAGCACGATGTCGACACCGGCGGCCTCGGCGATCTGGGCGCTGGGGTAGTCGTAGGCGGTGACCATGACGATGGGACGCCGGGCCGCCTTCTGCTCTGCGAGAGCGGTGAGCGTGATCCTGCGTCGTGCAGTCGGATGGGTGCTCATGACGAGCGCACCTCCAGTGTCCGGTTGTCGATGAGCCGCGCCGCGCCGACGCGCGCCGCGACGAGGAGCAGCGCGGCGGAGTCGACGCGGTCGAGCTCGCGCAGATCGTGGGGCGAGCGCAGCTCGAGGTACTCGGGTTCGATTCCGGATGCCGCGAGCTCTGCCCGGGCCGCGGCGAGAACCTCGTCGGCGCCCGTGCGTCCGTCGTCGACCGCGGCTTCTGCCGCCACGAGCGCGCGATTGAGCGCCGTCGCCCGCGCGCGCGAGTCGGCGTCGAGATAGACGTTCCGCGAGCTCATCGCCAGACCGTCCGGTTCGCGCACGATGGGGCAGGCGACGATGCGCACCGGCAGGTCGAGGTCGCGCACGAGCCGGCGGACGACGAGCACCTGCTGAGCGTCCTTCTGCCCGAAGTATGCGGCGTCCGGGGCCACGATGTGGAAGAGCTTCGTCACCACGGTCGCCACGCCGTCGAAGTGATGCGCACCGCGCGAGGCGCCGTCGAGTACGTCGGTGAGCCCGGCGACGTGGATGCTCGTCGCGAAGCCATGGGGGTAGATCTCGTCGACGGGTGGCGCGAAGAGAAGGTCGACGCCTGCGCCCGCCGCCAGTTCGGCGTCCCGCCGCTCGTCGCGCGGGTACGTCGACAGATCCTCGCCGGCGCCGAACTGCGCGGGGTTGACGAAGAGCGAGACGACGACGAGGCCGCTCTCGTCGCGCGCCCGTCGCATGAGGGAGAGATGACCGTCGTGGAACGCCCCCATCGTGGGAACGAGGCCGACCGTCGCGCCTCGGCCACGGGCCTCGGCCACGGCGCGTCGCACGTCGGCGACGGTGCGGAGGATCTTCACGGGCGCCTCTCCTTGCCGGCCGCCAGCGCGCGCGTGCGCTCGGCCAGAACGTCGAACAGGGGGAGGAGATCGGGATGCCGCGCAACGGCGTCCCGCTGGCGGGCGACCGTGACCTCGTCGCCGCGCGCGATCGGCCCGGTGAGGGCTGCCTCTGGTCCGTGCGCCGCCCAGTTGTCGACCGTCGTGCGCACGAGCGGGGCGAGGAGGCTCCGGGCCTCGGCTCGCGTGAGCCCCGTCGCCGTCGCGATCTCTTCGGCGGCCGCCTGGAGCGTGACGAGGTAGTTCGAGGCGATCGACGCCGCCGCGTGGTACGCCGGGCGCTCCGAGTCGGCGATCTCGAAGGGCGCGGCGCCGAGCATCGCCGCGAGCGATCTCGCGACCGAGAGCGCCTCGGGGGTGCGGCCGGCGATGGCGCAGCCGATGCCCCGGAAGGCCTCCGGGCCCTCGTCCCCGGCGAAGGTCTGCAGCGGGTGGAGCCCGAAGTCGACGTCTGCGATCGTCGTGGCCCCCGATGTGTGGCCGATGTGAGCGGCGGTTGCCGCGGAAGCGCGCGCCGCCTCGGCGATCTGGTGATCCGGTACGCACAGGAGCGCGACCTCGGCCGGCGCCGGCGGCTCGCCACGCCGGAACGGTCCGCGCACCTCGACGCCGGCTTCGGCCAACGCCCTCGCGAGCGCGGTCCCGAGACGGCCTGCGCCGACGATGCTCACCGTCGTGACGGCGCGACGGGAGGGGGCGAAGGCAGGGCTCATGGCGTGATCGTGGTCTCGAGCGGACACCCGCGACGAGTGAAGGTTACGCCGTCGGCGCTCGCGGCCAAAAACGTCACCACCCGCTGCGGGTCGGCGTGTGGTCGCGGCGCGCGTCGTCGGGCATCGCCATCTCGAGTCGCACCCCGAGGAGGCGGAGCGGACGACCCGGCTCGATCCGGCCGACGAGCTCCATCACGCGGGCCAGGATCTCGTCGCGGTCGTCGGACGTCGGGATCTTCTTCGTGAAGGTCTTGGTGAGAAACGGCGCATAGCGCACCTTCAGCCCGAGACCCACGACGGGGCGATCCTCGGCGCGCACGTCGGCGAGCACCTGCTCGAAGAGCTCGAGGGCGGCCTGCTCGATCTCGTGGGTCTCGGAGATGTCGTGCTGGAAGGTCGTCTCACGACCGTGTCCCCGGGCGATCCACGGCGTGTCATCCACGGTCGCCGAGCCGTCGCCGCGCCCGAGCTGCCGATACCACCGTCCCATCTTCGGGCCGAACTCCGCGACGAGCGGACCCTCGTCGGCATGCGCGAGCTCATCGACGGTGTGGATGCCGAGGCCGGCCAGGCGACGCGACACCTTCGTGCCGACTCCCCACAGCTCGATCGCCGGCCGCGCGCCCATGACCTCGAGCCAGTTGTCCTTCGTCAGGCGGAAGACCCCGCGCGGCTTCCCGAACCCCGTCGCGATCTTCGCGCGGACGAGCGTGTCGCCGACACCGACGCTGCAGTGCAGCCGCGTCCGCACGAGCACGGCACGCTGGAGAGCGCGGGCATACCCTTCGGGGTCGTCGGTCGTGACCCCCACGAACGCCTCGTCCCAGCCGAGCACCTGCACGACAGCTCCGGGCTGCGCGCGCAGCTCTGCCATGACCTCGTCCGACGCCTCCCGGTAGGCATCGGCGTCGACGGGCAGGATGACGGCATCCGGCACCTTGCGAGCGGCGATGCGCAGGGGCATCCCGGATCCCACCCCGAACTCGCGCGCCTCGTACGAGGCCGTGGAGACGACGGCGCGCTCGGTCGGGTCTCCCCGGCCGCCGACGATGACCGGCCTGCCGGCGAGCTCGGGACGACGGAGCACCTCGACGGCCGCGATGAACTGATCGAGGTCGACGTGCAGCACCCACCCTCGCGCGTCGCTCATGCGCCCAGTCTGGCCGGGGCCGCCGACGCTCGGGAAGGCCTCGGTGCTTTCGGGAACGCGGCAGCCGTCCGCACGACCGGGATCCGACACGCCGGAGCCGGAGACCCTGCGCGCGGCGTGCTGCTCGGGCGGTCGTGCGTACGGCGTCCTTGCCCGGGAATGTGAGCGACTCGGCGGGGCGGGGGTCCTGCCGCTGATCGCGTCACGAACGCCAGGGGCGGTGGGTGCTTCGACTCCGCCGCCCCTGGTTCAACCCGGGCCGCGGTAGTCACCTAGCGACAGCCTCGGCGCGTGTAAACCCCGTCGCCGCGCCCGCCGGGGAGCGTAGCGTCGGGGCATGGATGCTTCGCACGAGCCGGCCATGGATTCTTCCGCCACCGACGGCATGACCGACGAGGAGAAGCGGCGCGATCAGCTCCTCGCCGCTCCGGACGCGGTCGAGGAGGACGCCGCGCCCCGCATCGACGTGAGCCATCCCGAGGAGGGCGTGACGCGCATCGACATCCGCGACGACGCCCCGGTGCGTCCCGGCAACCCCGAGGAGCCCCCGAGGCCGAACTGACCCCGGCGCCCGGGGCGCTGGATCGTGACTTTCGATCGACGAATGGATGTCGGTGGCCCGGAGTAGTTTCGCGGCATGGAGGGGATCCTGCGCGAGGCGTCCGGTGACGGGTCGCGGCGCGGCATCCTGACTGCGGAGGAGTCGTTGCACTTCGCGTTCTGCGGTGTCGAGGAGGAGCAGTACGACCTCAACCGCCGCGCGGCGTCGCGCGCGGAGCGGCTTGCCGACGCGATCGGGTGGGCGAGGTCGCACCCCGAGATCTACGCGCTGGCCGGTGACGACGATCCGGTGCGGACGGCGGAGCGGTGCGCTGTGCTGGAGGCGTCGGCGCGACTGAACCTGTCCGAGGCGACCGTGCGGTCGCTCGCGGCGACCGCCGATGCAGCGCGGCTGTCGTTGCCGCTGCTTTGGTCGCGGGCGCGGGAGGGGTTCGCGGCGATGACGCAGGTGGACGCGGCGGTGGCGCTGTTGTGTCGGTTCGCCGCGCACGCGGATGCTCTGCCGGAGTTCGACCGCCTGCTGGCCGAGGTGTCGCTGCACGCGTCACCGGCCGCGTTCCGGGCGAAGGCGACACGGCTTGTGCGGCGGCTGGCGCCGCTGCCGGAGGCGGAACTGCATGCGGAGGCGTTCACGCGTCGCCGCGTCGTGGTGCAGGC
This region includes:
- a CDS encoding DUF2520 domain-containing protein, with protein sequence MSPAFAPSRRAVTTVSIVGAGRLGTALARALAEAGVEVRGPFRRGEPPAPAEVALLCVPDHQIAEAARASAATAAHIGHTSGATTIADVDFGLHPLQTFAGDEGPEAFRGIGCAIAGRTPEALSVARSLAAMLGAAPFEIADSERPAYHAAASIASNYLVTLQAAAEEIATATGLTRAEARSLLAPLVRTTVDNWAAHGPEAALTGPIARGDEVTVARQRDAVARHPDLLPLFDVLAERTRALAAGKERRP
- a CDS encoding DNA polymerase IV, whose translation is MSDARGWVLHVDLDQFIAAVEVLRRPELAGRPVIVGGRGDPTERAVVSTASYEAREFGVGSGMPLRIAARKVPDAVILPVDADAYREASDEVMAELRAQPGAVVQVLGWDEAFVGVTTDDPEGYARALQRAVLVRTRLHCSVGVGDTLVRAKIATGFGKPRGVFRLTKDNWLEVMGARPAIELWGVGTKVSRRLAGLGIHTVDELAHADEGPLVAEFGPKMGRWYRQLGRGDGSATVDDTPWIARGHGRETTFQHDISETHEIEQAALELFEQVLADVRAEDRPVVGLGLKVRYAPFLTKTFTKKIPTSDDRDEILARVMELVGRIEPGRPLRLLGVRLEMAMPDDARRDHTPTRSGW
- the panC gene encoding pantoate--beta-alanine ligase, with translation MKILRTVADVRRAVAEARGRGATVGLVPTMGAFHDGHLSLMRRARDESGLVVVSLFVNPAQFGAGEDLSTYPRDERRDAELAAGAGVDLLFAPPVDEIYPHGFATSIHVAGLTDVLDGASRGAHHFDGVATVVTKLFHIVAPDAAYFGQKDAQQVLVVRRLVRDLDLPVRIVACPIVREPDGLAMSSRNVYLDADSRARATALNRALVAAEAAVDDGRTGADEVLAAARAELAASGIEPEYLELRSPHDLRELDRVDSAALLLVAARVGAARLIDNRTLEVRSS
- the panB gene encoding 3-methyl-2-oxobutanoate hydroxymethyltransferase produces the protein MSTHPTARRRITLTALAEQKAARRPIVMVTAYDYPSAQIAEAAGVDIVLVGDSGAMTVLGYDSTVPISVDEMLVLTAAVRRGLSTPLLIADLPFGSYEVSDQQAVATAQRFVKATGCDAVKIERGGTTVDRARAIVDAGIPVMGHVGLTPQTAVAIGGYRSQGRTADDALAVCRSALALQDAGCFAVVFEAIPGDVTETVMPRLRIPVIGIGAGGATDGQVLVFHDLLGIYDGRPAKFVKRYADLRSAMVDGVSAYADEVRSRAYPQPEHGYAMDAGEAARFRELLDRELLDEL
- a CDS encoding SDR family oxidoreductase — encoded protein: MPHIHLLTGAGSGIGRAIALRLAHRGDRLILVARDAERAAQLGDEFDAVATIAADLRHPDSLARAFARADLPDLVDSVVHAAGIVELGGVGDLPVDAWSSQLAVNLISAAEITRLLLPAVRAAQGQIVFLNSGAGLTAHPSWAAYAASKHGLKALADALRGEEAAHGVRVTTVYPGRAATPMQAKVHEQEGQEYDPSRFIDPESVATAVLTALDLPRDAVISDLTVRPGPRPR